From the genome of Anopheles moucheti chromosome 3, idAnoMoucSN_F20_07, whole genome shotgun sequence, one region includes:
- the LOC128300420 gene encoding transient receptor potential channel pyrexia-like, producing the protein MDNYGFKDSDSTPPSTPPVRPPRIFRTVSCIENGTIKFPRLATRFNASTTKDTRPQAMDPEAALVEPVVIENGLHNDSNSKPTIMQNIAPNVAGGTSSSSADEHNKSASANETSTVTNSSTKTTTPHSGTGQANGRKSHIDSYEYMEVGPSPPAEGAPNLYDSYDESYSESSAQLCNDIIRVSLTEQMRLAGGRVTLLESFELEPTLDATIIEQLLCATPMPPSLGPATTTTAVGSSNNNSASGGQQFEKNICFLWAAFLRKFHLVEQCVQLGADINFCDSNGLTALHLASFSDCTECCAFLIHHGLDVNMQPKWYTPLHCAAFGNSLAAAELLIKNGARINVPTNKQHCEESLLHCAVRSNAIECLRFFIAHGSNVNALERNGTNPIHLAADLGHAQCLAALLECSDADPNVRIQQGDKQMTALHLAADEGNLDCVTQLLTRGADVRARNHRGFTPLHLAARSGSADCVEALLKLGGCDPNMADFDQRTALHAAVSKSDTAVEMLETLIAWGANVNQRDVYGFTALHLAALDALGPCVETLLYHGADVTMKSRKGTSALNIISRKTPASLGVIQCKLDAAITLTHSQDSSSREVELELDFRSILQHCHPREISYLNTFVDDGQKEFLQHPLCSAFLYIKWNKIRKYYIARLLFCFTFVLFLTLYVLTVLAHNCYNGSKDMKETIQEQELCQKQSIFGDMLRNNPFVMEMQWMVLVAITIIEICRKIYGITGYSSLKHYVTQTENAIEWFIIMSVFVISHIYTKRTYTWQNHVGAFAVLLGWTNLMLMIGQLPVFGAYVAMYTKVQVEFAKLFMAYSCMLIGFTISFCVIFPSSSSFANPFMGFITVLVMMTGEQDLELLINDPDGKDPPFLLEISAQITFILFLLFVTVILMNLLIGIAVHDIQGLKKTAGLSKLVRQTKLISYIESALFNGWLPNWLRNLLYYTALVSPQAYRVVLSVKPLNPGETRLPRDIMMAAYEVAKQKKHYIRKNVSTACRNLSYEPQKASMNGMRPKLFDRSDSGFTLPTNRRTPNEGVGLSCANSDHTAKFGYVYDTPTLYGLTNKLDEHSDYIGNIATEIAELRSSVEENQQILRQVLQLLSKSPKHNIQSN; encoded by the exons ATGGACAATTATGGCTTTAAAGATAGTGATAGTACACCACCCTCGACACCACCGGTACGACCTCCTAGAATATTTCGGACAGTAAGCTGCATTGAGAATGGTACCATCAAATTTCCTCGCCTGGCTACCAG ATTTAATGCATCAACTACTAAGGATACCAGGCCACAAGCGATGGATCCAGAAGCCGCCTTAGTAGAACCTGTAGTGATCGAAAACGGTCTACACAATGATTCCAACAGCAAACCAACGATTATGCAAAACATTGCGCCCAATGTGGCGGGAGGCACCAGTTCCTCTTCGGCTGATGAACATAACAAATCTGCATCGGCCAATGAAACCTCTACCGTCACTAATTCTAGTACCAAAACAACTACACCACATAGTGGAACGGGTCAAGCTAATGGACGTAAATCTCACATTGACAGTTACGAGTATATGGAGGTTGGACCGTCCCCGCCCGCCGAAGGTGCCCCCAATCTTTACGATAGCTACGATGAAAGTTACTCCGAATCTAGTGCGCAACTCTGCAATGACATCATTCGCGTATCTCTTACTGAGCAGATGCGTCTTGCTGGTGGCCGAGTGACACTGCTCGAGAGCTTCGAACTCGAACCAACACTTGATGCCACGATCATCGAACAGTTGCTGTGCGCAACACCTATGCCACCTTCCTTGGGTCCTGCAACCACCACGACAGCGGTTGGCTCTTCTAACAACAATTCAGCCAGCGGAGGACAACAGTTCGAGAAAAATATCTGCTTTTTGTGGGCGGCTTTTTTGCGAAAGTTCCATCTCGTAGAGCAGTGTGTGCAGCTTGGGGCGGATATTAACTTCTGCGACTCGAACGGTTTGACCGCGCTTCATCTCGCATCGTTCAGCGATTGTACCGAATGCTGTGCGTTCCTGATTCACCATGGGCTTGATGTAAACATGCAACCCAAATGGTACACTCCACTTCACTGTGCCGCATTCGGTAACTCACTAGCTGCCGCTGAGTTGCTAATTAAAAACGGTGCTCGCATAAACGTGCCAACAAACAAGCAGCATTGCGAGGAATCTCTCTTACACTGTGCCGTACGGTCAAATGCAATCGAATGTCTTCGATTCTTTATAGCCCACGGTTCGAACGTGAATGCACTTGAGCGAAATGGCACGAACCCAATTCATCTGGCCGCTGATCTTGGCCATGCGCAGTGTCTCGCTGCGCTGCTGGAATGTTCGGATGCAGATCCTAATGTGCGTATACAGCAGGGTGACAAGCAGATGACTGCGCTACATCTTGCCGCTGACGAAGGTAACTTGGACTGTGTAACCCAATTGCTAACACGCGGAGCCGATGTCCGTGCGCGGAACCATCGTGGTTTTACACCGCTGCATCTGGCAGCCCGCAGTGGAAGTGCCGATTGCGTCGAGGCACTATTGAAACTTGGTGGCTGTGATCCAAATATGGCCGACTTCGACCAACGAACGGCACTGCACGCTGCGGTCAGCAAATCCGATACTGCCGTGGAGATGCTTGAAACGCTCATCGCATGGGGTGCCAATGTCAACCAACGGGATGTGTATGGTTTTACGGCACTGCATCTTGCGGCACTGGACGCACTAGGCCCGTGTGTCGAAACACTGCTGTATCACGGTGCGGATGTTACGATGAAATCGCGCAAAGGAACCAGTGCTCTCAATATCATCAGCCGTAAAACGCCGGCCTCCCTCGGAGTCATACAATGCAAGCTGGACGCAGCTATCACGCTAACGCATTCGCAAGATTCATCCAGCCGGGAGGTAGAGCTGGAacttgactttcgcagtattCTGCAGCATTGCCATCCTAGGGAAATTAGCTACCTGAACACGTTTGTGGACGATGGACAGAAGGAGTTTCTGCAACATCCACTGTGCTCGGCCTTCCTGTACATCAAATGGAACAAAATACGCAAATACTACATCGCTcggttgctgttttgttttacatttgtgCTGTTTTTAACACTGTACGTACTCACGGTGCTAGCACACAACTGCTACAATGGCAGCAAGGACATGAAGGAAACGATCCAGGAACAGGAACTATGCCAAAAGCAGTCCATCTTTGGGGACATGTTGCGGAACAATCCGTTCGTTATGGAAATGCAGTGGATGGTGCTAGTGGCAATTACAATCATTGAGATCTGTCGCAAGATCTATGGCATTACCGGGTATTCCTCACTGAAGCACTATGTCACGCAGACAGAAAATGCAATCGAATGGTTCATCATAATGAGCGTATTCGTTATCTCGCACATTTACACCAAGCGAACCTACACATGGCAGAACCATGTCGGAGCCTTCGCCGTACTTCTTGGATGGACCAACCTGATGCTAATGATTGGGCAGTTGCCCGTTTTTGGTGCTTACGTCGCCATGTACACCAAGGTGCAGGTTGAATTTGCCAAACTATTCATGGCCTATTCGTGTATGTTGATAGGATTTACGATCAGTTTCTGTGTCATCTTTCCATCTTCCTCCTCGTTCGCGAATCCTTTCATGGGATTTATCACGGTATTAGTAATGATGACGGGGGAACAAGATCTTGAACTACTGATCAATGATCCCGATGGTAAAGATCCTCCGTTTCTGCTTGAGATCAGTGCGCAGATTACTTTTATATTGTTTCTACTGTTTGTCACAGTCATTCTGATGAACCTGCTCATAGGTATTGCTGTGCATGACATACAAGGATTGAAAAAGACGGCCGGCTTGTCCAAATTAGTGCGTCAGACGAAACTGATTTCCTATATCGAATCGGCTCTCTTTAACGGTTGGCTACCAAACTGGTTGCGCAATTTACTGTACTACACAGCACTCGTTTCGCCACAAGCTTACCGTGTGGTGCTGAGCGTCAAACCACTCAACCCCGGAGAAACAAGACTCCCGCGAGACATTATGATGGCAGCTTACGAAGTGGCGAAGCAAAAGAAGCATTACATTAGAAAAAATGTCTCTACGGCATGTCGTAATTTATCTTACGAACCACAGAAAGCGTCGATGAATGGGATGCGACCTAAATTGTTCGATCGTTCTGATAGTGGCTTCACTTTACCCACCAATCGACGAACCCCTAACGAAGGTGTAGGACTATCGTGTGCAAATAGTGATCATACTGCAAAGTTTGGATACGTCTACGATACACCGACACTGTATGGTCTCACCAATAAGCTAGACGAACACAGTGACTACATTGGTAACATTGCAACGGAGATCGCCGAGCTGCGATCTTCGGTAGAAGAGAATCAGCAAA